A genome region from Thalassococcus arenae includes the following:
- a CDS encoding NAD(P)-dependent oxidoreductase — MTSPLTPGIAAGRLSADEVARNFSDLHAPLDAHEALVAADRCYFCHDAPCITACPTDIDIPLFIRQIMTGTPEAAARTILEQNILGGMCARVCPTETLCEEACVREAAEGKPVEIGRLQRFATDRLMDKGEHPFTRAASTGKRVAVVGAGPAGLACAHRLAMHGHDVVIYEARAKPGGLNEFGIAAYKSTDDFAAREVDWLLQIGGITVEYDRALGDAITLDALKAEFDAVFLGVGLGGVNALGASGENRDGVADAVAFIADLRQATDLTTLPVGRDVVVIGGGMTAVDAAVQSKLLGAENVTIVYRRGRDRMSASRYEQDLAAAKGVRILCNLQPVAVHGNGAATEIELEYTADSGTGLRGTGETIRLKADQVFKAIGQTLTVDGGLRLEGRKIAVTGAGRTSDPKVWAGGDCTPGEDLTVVAVAEGRDAAEDIHKTLTS; from the coding sequence ATGACCAGCCCCCTGACCCCCGGTATCGCCGCAGGCCGTCTGAGCGCCGACGAGGTCGCCCGGAATTTCAGCGACCTGCACGCGCCGCTGGATGCGCACGAGGCGCTGGTGGCCGCGGATCGCTGCTATTTCTGCCACGACGCGCCGTGCATCACCGCCTGCCCGACCGACATCGACATTCCACTGTTCATTCGCCAGATCATGACCGGCACGCCCGAGGCGGCGGCGCGCACGATTCTGGAGCAGAATATCCTAGGGGGCATGTGCGCCCGCGTCTGCCCGACCGAAACCCTGTGCGAAGAAGCCTGCGTGCGCGAGGCAGCCGAAGGCAAACCGGTCGAGATCGGGCGGCTTCAGCGCTTTGCCACCGATCGGCTCATGGACAAGGGCGAACATCCCTTCACCCGCGCCGCGTCCACGGGCAAGCGGGTTGCGGTGGTCGGCGCCGGCCCGGCGGGTCTGGCCTGTGCGCACCGTCTGGCAATGCATGGCCATGACGTGGTGATCTACGAGGCGCGGGCCAAACCGGGCGGGCTGAACGAATTCGGCATCGCGGCCTACAAGTCCACCGACGATTTCGCGGCGCGCGAAGTGGACTGGCTGCTGCAGATCGGCGGGATCACGGTCGAGTACGACCGGGCCCTTGGGGATGCGATCACGCTGGACGCGTTGAAGGCCGAATTCGATGCGGTGTTCCTGGGCGTTGGCCTCGGCGGCGTGAACGCGCTTGGCGCTTCGGGCGAGAACCGCGACGGCGTAGCCGACGCGGTGGCCTTCATCGCCGACCTTCGTCAGGCCACCGATCTGACCACCCTGCCCGTCGGCCGCGACGTGGTCGTGATCGGCGGCGGCATGACGGCGGTGGATGCGGCCGTGCAGTCGAAACTGCTGGGGGCGGAAAACGTCACCATCGTCTACCGGCGCGGTCGCGACCGCATGTCGGCCAGCCGCTACGAACAGGACCTCGCGGCGGCCAAGGGCGTGCGTATCCTGTGCAACCTTCAGCCGGTCGCGGTGCACGGCAACGGGGCTGCGACCGAGATCGAGCTGGAATACACCGCCGACAGCGGCACAGGCTTGCGGGGCACCGGAGAAACGATCCGGCTGAAGGCCGACCAGGTCTTCAAGGCCATCGGCCAGACCCTGACAGTGGATGGTGGCCTCAGGCTGGAGGGACGAAAGATCGCCGTCACCGGCGCGGGCCGCACCAGCGACCCGAAGGTCTGGGCCGGAGGCGATTGCACGCCCGGCGAGGACCTGACCGTCGTTGCGGTCGCCGAAGGCCGCGACGCCGCCGAAGACATCCACAAGACCCTGACTTCGTGA
- the preA gene encoding NAD-dependent dihydropyrimidine dehydrogenase subunit PreA: MASLQSDFLGISSPNPFWLASAPPTDKEYNVRRAFEAGWGGVVWKTLGSEGPPIVNVNGPRYGVVYGADRRVLGINNIELITDRPLEVNLEEMARVKADWPDRALIASIMVPCEEAAWKAILPRVAETGCDGIELNFGCPHGMSERGMGSAVGQVPEYIEMVTRWCKQFYDKPVIVKLTPNITDIRYPARAARNGGADAVSLINTVSSITSVNLDTMSPEPSIDGKGSHGGYCGPAVKPIALNMVAEIARDPETRGMPISGIGGVTTWRDAAEFMALGAGNVQVCTAAMTYGFKIVQEMISGLSQWMDEKGHTRLTDFVGQAVPNVTDWQYLNLNFVTKARIDQDACIKCGRCYIACEDTSHQAIWMKPGRVFEVNDAECVACNLCIDVCPVENCITMERLPAGAVDPRTGKVVSDEYANWTTHPNNPMAKAAE; encoded by the coding sequence ATGGCCAGCCTGCAAAGCGACTTCCTGGGCATCTCGAGCCCCAACCCGTTCTGGCTGGCTTCGGCCCCGCCCACGGACAAGGAATACAACGTCCGCCGCGCCTTCGAGGCCGGTTGGGGCGGCGTCGTGTGGAAGACGCTGGGCTCCGAAGGCCCGCCCATCGTGAACGTGAACGGCCCGCGTTACGGCGTTGTCTACGGTGCCGACCGTCGTGTTCTGGGAATCAACAACATCGAGCTGATCACCGACCGCCCGCTCGAGGTGAACCTCGAGGAGATGGCTCGGGTCAAGGCCGACTGGCCCGACCGCGCGCTGATCGCCTCGATCATGGTTCCCTGCGAAGAGGCGGCGTGGAAAGCGATCCTCCCGCGGGTGGCCGAAACCGGCTGCGACGGAATCGAGCTGAATTTCGGTTGCCCGCACGGGATGAGCGAACGCGGGATGGGGTCCGCCGTGGGCCAGGTGCCCGAATACATCGAGATGGTGACCCGATGGTGCAAGCAGTTCTACGACAAGCCGGTGATCGTGAAACTGACCCCCAACATCACTGATATCCGCTATCCGGCGCGGGCGGCCAGAAACGGCGGTGCCGATGCGGTGAGCCTGATCAACACCGTCAGCTCGATCACCTCGGTGAACCTCGACACCATGTCGCCGGAGCCGTCCATCGACGGCAAGGGCAGTCACGGCGGCTATTGCGGTCCGGCGGTGAAACCCATCGCGCTGAACATGGTGGCCGAAATCGCCCGCGATCCCGAAACGCGCGGCATGCCGATCAGCGGCATCGGCGGCGTCACCACCTGGCGCGACGCGGCCGAATTCATGGCGCTTGGCGCGGGCAATGTGCAGGTCTGCACCGCGGCGATGACCTACGGGTTCAAGATCGTGCAAGAGATGATTTCGGGCCTGTCCCAATGGATGGATGAAAAGGGCCACACCCGGCTGACCGATTTCGTCGGACAGGCGGTGCCCAACGTGACGGACTGGCAGTACCTGAACCTGAACTTCGTCACCAAGGCGCGGATCGACCAGGACGCCTGCATCAAGTGCGGGCGTTGCTATATCGCCTGCGAAGACACCAGCCACCAGGCGATCTGGATGAAACCGGGCCGGGTGTTCGAGGTCAACGACGCCGAATGCGTCGCGTGCAACCTGTGCATCGATGTCTGCCCGGTGGAAAACTGTATCACCATG
- a CDS encoding class I SAM-dependent methyltransferase — MTATEAAVAEHYTTGQLFDRVIEALRANGVDPDKATASDLKLGDEFHTGGVLATDNLLEQLTITPDLRVLDVGAGIGGTSRYIADRFGAHVTGVDLTPEFVETARRLSSLVGLDPKTDFHIGSALEMPVPDAGFDLAVMMHVGMNIADKPALLAEVARTLKPGGRFAVFDVMQGDRPGPLQFPVPWSTGPATSFLASPSQYVAAATAAGLTLVRQTDRSDFAKAFFAKALSKPPAAMGIHLMMGNTAPEKFKNYVANLETGRLCPVEMIFDKTR, encoded by the coding sequence ATGACCGCGACCGAAGCCGCCGTTGCCGAGCACTACACCACCGGACAGTTGTTCGATCGCGTGATCGAGGCCCTGCGGGCCAACGGGGTCGATCCCGACAAGGCGACCGCAAGCGATCTCAAACTGGGGGATGAATTCCATACCGGCGGCGTCCTCGCCACCGACAACCTGCTGGAACAATTGACGATAACGCCCGATCTGCGTGTTCTCGACGTGGGGGCGGGAATCGGCGGCACGTCGCGCTACATCGCCGACCGGTTCGGAGCGCATGTGACGGGTGTCGATCTGACACCGGAATTCGTCGAAACCGCGCGGCGTCTCAGCAGCCTGGTCGGGCTGGACCCGAAAACGGACTTTCACATCGGCAGCGCGTTGGAAATGCCGGTACCCGATGCCGGATTCGATCTGGCGGTGATGATGCATGTCGGCATGAACATCGCGGACAAGCCGGCCCTGCTGGCCGAAGTCGCCCGCACGTTGAAACCCGGTGGGCGCTTCGCGGTCTTCGACGTCATGCAGGGCGATCGGCCCGGCCCGCTGCAATTCCCGGTGCCATGGTCGACCGGCCCCGCGACATCGTTCCTGGCGTCTCCGTCGCAATACGTTGCTGCGGCGACGGCCGCGGGATTGACGCTGGTACGGCAGACCGACCGCTCTGATTTCGCCAAGGCGTTCTTTGCCAAGGCCCTGTCGAAGCCACCCGCTGCGATGGGGATTCACCTGATGATGGGCAACACCGCACCCGAAAAATTCAAGAACTACGTCGCCAATCTCGAAACCGGCCGACTGTGCCCGGTCGAGATGATCTTCGACAAGACCCGCTGA